A genomic region of Solanum dulcamara chromosome 2, daSolDulc1.2, whole genome shotgun sequence contains the following coding sequences:
- the LOC129880083 gene encoding ninja-family protein AFP3-like: MEVLNMHVHVRIGKFYSLTLVFLIIYLVGLWFAMGDNTDEKRKSRIEMENLSMETNRFSRDLLQRFRGGSSSSSSSGKSRLEVVVAGGKEVKEEEDEGEVELNLGLSLGGRFGVDKSSNSNKLIRSSSVASCLPIVRDDDALAPPPVSYPTLVRTSSLPVETEEEWRKRKELQTLRRMEAKRRRSEKQRNLRSDKEGGGGSTVGGGGGGGGWSIEDEKKEIEMNLRGRLDKEQYLVSAKRFGLSVSPTLAAVARQGSLSGGGIDLTMGKGKGSYSGSKMQGHGQLGSQGSVESQGGGSSSSMSELESKLPQGSGELSPASIHSLQGGGSQDIGSSGSKMRETGSRMSEGDMDSPSKKLEAAKSQAKETGTNTLENMPCVFTKGDGPNGRRVDGILYRYGKGEEVRIMCVCHGSFHSPAEFVQHAGGTDVAHPLKHIVINLNASPLL; encoded by the exons ATGGAAGTGTTAAACATGCACGTACATGTCAGAATAGGTAAGTTTTATAGCTTAACTTTGGTGTTCTTGATCATATATTTGGTGGGTTTATGGTTTGCTATGGGAGATAATACAGATGAGAAAAGGAAAAGCAGAATTGAGATGGAAAATCTTTCCATGGAAACAAATAGATTTTCAAGGGATTTGTTGCAGAGATTCAGGGGgggtagtagtagcagtagtagttcAGGAAAATCTAGACTTGAGGTGGTTGTTGCTGGAGGAAAGGAGGTGAAggaggaagaagatgaagggGAAGTAGAGTTGAATCTTGGTTTATCATTGGGTGGTAGATTTGGTGTTGACAAATCTTCTAATAGTAATAAGTTGATAAGGTCATCTTCTGTAGCTTCTTGTTTGCCCATAGTGAGAGATGATGATGCTCTTGCACCACCACCAGTGTCTTATCCTACCTTGGTGAGAACTTCTTCTTTGCCTGTTGAGACTGAGGAAGAATGGAGGAAGAGAAAGGAGTTGCAGACTTTGAGAAGAATGGAAGCTAAGAGGAGAAGATCAGAGAAACAGAGAAATTTAAGGAGTGATAAAGAAGGTGGAGGAGGAAGTActgttggtggtggtggaggaggTGGGGGATGGAGTATAGAAGATGAAAAGAAGGAAATTGAGATGAATTTAAGAGGTAGATTAGATAAAGAACAGTACTTGGTGTCTGCGAAAAGATTTGGTTTATCGGTATCACCAACGTTGGCTGCTGTTGCAAGGCAAGGTAGTTTATCAGGAGGTGGAATAGATTTGACAATGGGGAAAGGTAAAGGAAGTTATTCAGGAAGTAAAATGCAAGGACATGGACAATTGGGGTCACAAGGTTCTGTTGAATCCCAAGGTGGTGGTAGTTCTTCAAGTATGTCTGAATTGGAAAGTAAACTTCCACAAG GGTCTGGCGAGCTAAGCCCTGCCAGTATCCACTCATTGCAAGGAGGGGGGAGTCAAGATATTGGTTCGTCTGGGTCAAAAATGAGAGAGACCGGAAGCAGAATGTCAGAAGGTGATATGGACAGTCCATCTAAGAAGCTCGAGGCAGCAAAAAGTCAGGCAAAGGAAACTGGAACGAACACGTTAGAAAATATGCCATGCGTTTTCACGAAAGGAGATGGTCCTAATGGTAGAAGAGTTGATGGAATATTATACAGGTATGGTAAGGGGGAGGAGGTAAGAATTATGTGCGTCTGTCATGGTAGTTTTCATTCACCAGCTGAGTTTGTCCAGCACGCTGGAGGCACCGACGTTGCTCACCCTCTCAAGCATATTGTCATAAACCTCAATGCTTCTCCCTTGCTGTGA